The region tagatgcagcattccatctcatgaggaggcgtctagaattttatcctaacgtgtaccctcagaaatgtgttgttatgcctacaatttttcccgaatcattgaagggtcggtgggacgcttttccaggttctgactactctagatttagttgggatgacagtatattggacctggttaggggtgatgcagtccagttcttaccgagttggcagaacaaggagttcatttattttgccctcttcttgaaagaccaaatgcattgggtagctgtagaggcagacctgaatgggtggatgctcaacatctttgactccagtattggatcaatttccgaaaacgatttgatcagcttgatggttgactggtgtaccattttcccgtcggtcttgcgacagtccggtttatttgagaaccatgacgttatactcgcgcctcagttgacagcatcagagagtcaggtcagacccttcgattggaaactcattccacgtgaattcgtaccgcaaacaaaatccaggtgaactttattaaatatcacatattaattattatttcttaattacaaaactttattaaattattgtttattttctaatgcagtggcgattgcggatgttacgtaattgggcatattgaacataagcttctacaactaccatttgataatgtaactgacaataatatgaaactttttaggcaaaggtggtgtgtagacttattctaccaaaacttatgttgaacggtcttaatttttttgaattgtataatttttttgattgctctttttgtaattactacattttaatgtgcttaatctttgcatcgtactatcatcgatcactatcgtactctatcgtaccctcacttgcctcacaaatttcacgaacagtcctgaaaccataccatcgtaccattatcggaccaatatcgtacattatcgtaccctaatgtcgtacattaactatcgtactacatcgagcaacgtcgtaccatattgtaagatacatttaaataatcctacaacaaacaatatcgtgcattgtcgtaccggcatcgtgcactatcgaaccaacactggattattacatatttaagagtttcataatggagaaaaaaacagaaaaaaacctgcaaaatccagcacataacaaatattactagttcaagcagaaataaaacataataggtcaactagaatacaaacaaaacaagttaacctcggtacttgcaagacgctttgttgtgccctttaccaccacacttgctacaacatcgttgtatcacaaccttgtctccattagaaggatatcgatttttcctaattcgtccgaccttttgcttcttcggtcgGCCTACAGGTTTCTTCTCAATCGGTACTCCAACTTGGATGTCCTTAATGTCTTCAGGaaattcccaatcatcctcatcaccaactggcataattgtcccctcatatgtgctcttccaactctctcttgtgtaatattgagagcacaatgcgtacatgctaatatttcgttcttgagcagcagcacatgcatgtggacaaggaatcttcatgatttggaataggccgcaactgcattgtcgtgcctccaaatcaactataccaccgctctgaactgttcctccggggtggacattaaatgtataaggtccagctctgtcgacgcttaagaaccgagatttctcaaattgacatgacaagtccccctccataactggtgatagagtcgtgctacacttttcagcgttttcctttcgagtagcaaaccatgtttgaatagtaaacctgatgaattcaacaaaagcagtgatcgggaaggctcttgcgtccttagttttgctgttgaaactttcagcccaattacttgtcattacattgtaacggtcccctggaaagtacgcacgaacccatttttcaaatccaatgccctcaagatatagtgcaactcgaacatccattgcttttatcttttcaaattctctttcaaaatctgtcttcttatacgagtatgcacaactgtaaatatgatccatgaagcaatcagtcttgaacttgctagccacgttcataataatgtggtggtagcatgcgccatggggtgcatcagggaagacaagttccaaagcatgaacaatgctttgatgcctatccgatacgaatgctaagttctcaacatcaccaatcgcttgtttcaacttcctcatgaaataggtccaagagtcgtggttctcactgtcaaccattgcgaaagcaatcggaaatatgtggctgtctgaatccaatgccacggcacacaacatttggccaccatacctagttttcaagaaggacccatcaatacatataacaggtcgacaaaacttgaatccccgcctacaagcacccagagaaaaaaagcaatacttgaagcgaccctcgtctaccttgaaatcagtaatggaatcgggattgttcaaccgcagcatgtgcaagtacccaggtaacttcgaatatgaagcttcaggcgtacccctaactatgtggagtgctttctctctgcatctccaagccttctcataactcatttcgatcccgaaagaattcttcatatcttctcttattttggaggctaaataatctgaaccgttaactgagaatttatccttgatcagttcggcaactaccaaaggtgatgcttgacggttatcTTTTTTTCGAACATCGAGGGAACATGTGTGTACATTTTCAAATGCTGTCACCTCGAATATGTTAGAAAGCTGcttcttcttccctcttaacctccacccacaatcaggatccttgcatgtaatataccaaacatcagtaccagacttcttaactataaagtcgaatcccttcttcattgcaaacaagccagcaaccttttttaaatgttccttgtctctgaaaaactttcctaaatgaatctccccgcccgatgtgccacccatagatatatagtgactattatcctcaatgtcttctcttgtaaacatctgagctttgaatttactataatatgtcgaagaagagagtgaatcactaaattctctagcatcatttgttccgtctggacgactactactagtaccaggtgtttggcgatcttctctacggggtctacttctacatgttgtttgcctcggtatttggtacgacagtggactcaggctcaaagcttgagaacggacctctgtttcttggtcgtcattgccctcaaaatcattttcagggtcaggacaatcaggaaaatcatcatgaaatggcATCTGTGCTACATGGTCAACTGTTGGTATGAAAGGGTTTGATTCAGGTATAGCAGTGGCTACCAGCACCTCCGGATTTGTTTCTGGAACATAAGTCCCAACCTCACTACGAGTATCCTTAACAGTACTTGGTGGAGGATTACGATCAACAATGATATTCTtctccaccaaagtcacaaaaaggggaacaaattcatctggcttcttcaaaagcattgacaaatataagcttacacccttgtcattccttataagttcaggccgatacattaaccctttcatgtacttataattcacttctaatttcaggtcatactgcactttgtcaacctccagctctgagtacagaagttcaacaagttgtgagtaagttatgtccttctccaactcgaacgttaaattttcagctccattaaaaacccaatctctaccttcacgctcccaaacaccattatacattaagtacgcgaacaaagttgaccctatcatgtacaaagaaaaaaaatcaataaatggcaacaaaatgtcgaaatttagttcaaatgtttgggaatcgtaccagtatcgggctatatcgggcggtatcgggcaaagttttatttatgttttttgatcacttaaaacactaatatCGGGCAAGTATCGGGTAACATCGAGTACTATCGTACTATTAGGTCAGCAGTAACTTAATAATAACTatcgggcatatatcggactactatcgatccattatcgtacttaaaaggatgtgtagatttaaaataataatcggggcaaccatcgggtagccatcgtacCCTTAtaaccatcgggtaaccaaactatcgggcaaccatcgggttgccatcggaccttcatccctaaccttgaaactcaacaactatcgtgcctgtatcgggtctctatcggacactatcgggcatttagaaaaaaactcagggaacccaagaaaacgcagattttcacataacacgattttcacccaaaaaaacagcaaaaaataccaacaaactatagATCCAACATATAAACAGCATTATGAATCATAAaagcaaccaacaacaacaagaatcaaagaaaatcacttacccatttaatatcttcactatgagcaaaaataacacaaagcttggtgtttctcctcaaacaatccacaatgtccgaatgtgtatctttcttgcaa is a window of Humulus lupulus chromosome 4, drHumLupu1.1, whole genome shotgun sequence DNA encoding:
- the LOC133829803 gene encoding uncharacterized protein LOC133829803; this encodes MRRRLEFYPNVYPQKCVVMPTIFPESLKGRWDAFPGSDYSRFSWDDSILDLVRGDAVQFLPSWQNKEFIYFALFLKDQMHWVAVEADLNGWMLNIFDSSIGSISENDLISLMVDWCTIFPSVLRQSGLFENHDVILAPQLTASESQVRPFDWKLIPREFVPQTKSSGDCGCYVIGHIEHKLLQLPFDNVTDNNMKLFRQRWCVDLFYQNLC